A single Sphingosinicella sp. BN140058 DNA region contains:
- a CDS encoding EF-hand domain-containing protein yields MIGVQFTAAAAAVFITAAPAAAQADFPAQLTARLKNAIAQAAGSAFAKIDANRDGMISPAEASAFGRQLGGRAGVVDGASWQMADRNRDGVITRAEFMSVAMNQQAPF; encoded by the coding sequence ATGATCGGGGTTCAGTTTACGGCTGCGGCAGCGGCCGTCTTTATCACGGCCGCCCCTGCGGCAGCACAAGCAGACTTCCCTGCGCAGCTCACCGCGCGGCTCAAGAACGCGATAGCTCAGGCAGCGGGTTCCGCATTTGCGAAGATCGACGCCAATCGCGACGGGATGATTTCGCCGGCAGAGGCGAGCGCCTTCGGTCGCCAACTCGGTGGACGAGCCGGCGTCGTTGATGGCGCGAGCTGGCAGATGGCTGATCGAAACCGTGATGGCGTGATCACCCGCGCCGAGTTCATGTCCGTGGCGATGAACCAGCAGGCGCCATTCTAG